In Hyphomicrobium denitrificans ATCC 51888, the DNA window TAATTCAAAGACGTTAGCCGATTGGGCGAGAGCTGCGGGAGCGTTGCGGCGCGGCGGGCGCCGATTATGACAGTGCAAATGCTTTCGGCGGCTCACTTCTTGGCGTCGATGGGGACGAAACCATTTCGGTTCGGCATCTCAACCTTCGGTAAAGAGAGTGCGTCCATTTCATCGCTTTCTGAGATGATCTTGTTGGCCGCGAGAAGATAAGCCGTCAGTGCGTACAGTTCGTCGGACGACAGAGAGCCCGGCGCCGAAGGCGGCATCGCGCGCCGGAGATAATCGAAGATCGTCGTTGCGTAGGGCCAGTAGGATCCGATGGCCTTGTTCGGATGGCCAGCCGTCGGCGGCATTGGGCCGCTGACGAGGTCTTCCGCAGTTG includes these proteins:
- a CDS encoding c-type cytochrome; the encoded protein is MSTPKLTKLFMCLACVVIATDAEAQSRAQAPQLGTPMSKADVAKWDITVFPDGRGLPSGHGTAKEGRAIYVQKCASCHGDQGQGATAEDLVSGPMPPTAGHPNKAIGSYWPYATTIFDYLRRAMPPSAPGSLSSDELYALTAYLLAANKIISESDEMDALSLPKVEMPNRNGFVPIDAKK